In a genomic window of Hydrogenimonas thermophila:
- a CDS encoding carbon-nitrogen hydrolase family protein, whose protein sequence is MTSNTKWKTFAIQMATSENFDENIAHLLETIANLPKHSIIVTPEVCLTGFAYDRMNEAHEASLYAREQIKKISDDKIITLTTISKDGEDFVNRTDVIYNGEIVHTQHKVKLFPLGNEHHHFKAGNEEEIKIFEIDGIKIGIIVCFELRFTELWLKLRGADIILNPSLWGKPRKQHYEILTRALAITNQCYVIAADSANQDMARSSAIIDPNGKAISDDYTEIIEGTFDPREIKRIRRYIDMDIFHG, encoded by the coding sequence ATGACTTCTAATACAAAATGGAAAACCTTTGCCATTCAAATGGCAACCAGTGAAAACTTTGATGAAAATATTGCTCATCTTTTAGAGACTATTGCCAATCTTCCCAAACACTCAATAATCGTAACACCTGAAGTATGTCTTACAGGTTTCGCTTACGATAGAATGAATGAAGCGCATGAAGCCAGTCTTTATGCGCGTGAGCAGATAAAAAAGATTAGTGATGACAAAATCATAACATTGACAACAATTTCCAAAGATGGTGAAGACTTTGTCAATCGCACAGATGTAATATATAATGGCGAAATTGTTCATACACAGCATAAAGTCAAACTATTTCCTCTTGGCAATGAACACCATCACTTTAAAGCAGGTAATGAAGAAGAGATTAAAATTTTCGAGATTGATGGCATTAAAATTGGGATCATTGTCTGTTTTGAACTTAGATTTACAGAACTTTGGCTTAAATTGCGTGGTGCCGATATCATTCTTAATCCATCTCTTTGGGGTAAACCACGTAAACAGCACTATGAAATTTTGACAAGAGCACTTGCTATAACAAACCAATGCTATGTAATTGCTGCTGACAGTGCAAATCAGGATATGGCTAGAAGTAGCGCTATTATTGATCCTAATGGCAAAGCAATTAGCGATGATTATACGGAAATTATAGAAGGCACATTCGATCCAAGAGAGATTAAACGTATACGACGATATATAGATATGGATATTTTTCATGGATAA
- a CDS encoding DUF3972 domain-containing protein produces the protein MQQLIKPSEYAQMHGLSRQSVYAKIKRGTLPARKIDGRYYVIVATNIESEIDEPKEKTVNEEEKIEHVSLIDEYREIIKAKDETIAVLKSSIEDLKEANKQITKTLQEEIALLKQAFHEMRAIYLTNYQITHQTETETTIDIETEEESTEKSIKKDNSEIKTETKNDHDTEECWIPLGDLIQRQQYNYNKAKQVVKRFKKAYKRGDKRIKKQNGIYFISCYDFYEDILE, from the coding sequence ATGCAACAACTTATCAAACCTTCTGAATATGCTCAAATGCATGGACTTTCACGTCAAAGTGTCTATGCTAAGATTAAAAGAGGTACTCTGCCTGCTAGAAAGATTGATGGGCGTTATTATGTAATTGTTGCTACAAATATAGAATCAGAGATTGATGAGCCTAAAGAAAAAACAGTTAATGAAGAAGAGAAGATTGAGCATGTTTCATTGATTGATGAGTATAGAGAAATTATCAAAGCTAAAGATGAAACGATAGCTGTACTCAAAAGTTCAATAGAAGATCTTAAAGAGGCAAATAAACAGATAACAAAGACTCTTCAAGAAGAGATTGCTTTACTAAAACAAGCATTTCATGAAATGCGTGCTATCTATTTGACAAATTATCAAATTACTCATCAGACAGAAACAGAAACTACTATTGACATAGAAACTGAAGAAGAATCAACAGAAAAATCAATCAAAAAAGACAATTCAGAAATTAAAACAGAGACAAAAAATGATCATGATACTGAAGAGTGCTGGATTCCTCTAGGAGACTTGATTCAAAGACAACAGTACAACTACAATAAAGCAAAACAGGTAGTAAAACGTTTCAAAAAAGCATATAAAAGAGGGGATAAACGAATTAAAAAACAAAATGGTATATACTTCATATCTTGTTACGATTTTTATGAAGATATACTAGAATAA
- a CDS encoding protein-L-isoaspartate(D-aspartate) O-methyltransferase, translated as MDKAKQIKLQRFADEIATEVDLTLGIYKAFSSIEREIFVPQGFRHWAYKLDALPIKANQWISSPITVAKMTVYLEPEGADNVLEIGCGSGYQAAILSKLFRRVFTIERIEALLKEAKERFKALEIDNIHTRLDDGQRGWRQYAPFDRILFSASTKKIPDTIFSQLADGGILVAPIEKGNEQIITQFIKKGTDITEIPKESCLFVPVKNGIE; from the coding sequence ATGGATAAAGCAAAACAGATCAAGCTTCAGCGTTTTGCTGATGAAATTGCTACTGAAGTTGATCTAACACTTGGCATATATAAAGCTTTTTCATCTATAGAACGTGAAATATTTGTCCCACAAGGTTTCAGACATTGGGCTTACAAACTTGATGCACTTCCTATTAAAGCCAATCAATGGATAAGCTCTCCAATTACTGTAGCTAAAATGACAGTCTACTTGGAACCTGAAGGAGCTGACAACGTATTGGAAATTGGTTGTGGTAGTGGTTATCAGGCTGCAATACTCAGTAAACTGTTTAGACGTGTATTTACAATAGAACGTATAGAAGCCCTTTTAAAAGAGGCTAAAGAGCGTTTCAAAGCTTTAGAGATTGACAATATTCATACACGCTTAGATGATGGTCAACGTGGATGGAGACAGTATGCTCCATTTGACAGAATACTTTTTTCTGCTTCAACAAAGAAAATTCCTGATACAATTTTTAGTCAACTTGCAGATGGAGGAATTCTTGTTGCACCAATTGAAAAAGGGAATGAGCAGATAATTACCCAATTTATAAAAAAAGGTACAGATATTACAGAGATTCCTAAAGAGAGCTGCCTTTTTGTACCTGTAAAAAATGGTATTGAATAG
- a CDS encoding ribonucleotide-diphosphate reductase subunit beta encodes MKKKLYSTECDTTRSTTSIINGCTAGIINLNRCAYPWAYNLWEVMMANTWFPKEVDLTEDARDYKHLLPAERRMYDKVLAQLIFMDSIQTNNTVDNVNTWITAPEVNMCLVRQAFEEALHSQSYAVMVDSISINTDEIYDMWKSDTELLRKNSFIGDVYEKFGEKAQDDDEAKLYMLVANQCLEGIYFYSGFSAMYALARSGKMLGSAQMIRFIQRDEVTHLTLYSNIIKEIKKEYPHLFNERIVKNIREMYRQAYELERNWGWYVTEDQILGLNQQIIDQYVQYLTDKRLKAIGLEPMFGAQNPIKWVDSFSTFNDQKTNFFEGNVTNYSKGSISFDDF; translated from the coding sequence ATGAAAAAGAAACTCTACAGCACAGAATGTGACACTACACGTTCAACTACCTCTATCATCAATGGCTGTACAGCTGGTATTATCAACCTTAATCGTTGTGCTTATCCGTGGGCTTATAATCTGTGGGAAGTTATGATGGCAAATACCTGGTTCCCAAAAGAAGTTGACTTGACAGAAGATGCAAGAGATTACAAGCATTTATTACCAGCAGAGCGACGAATGTATGACAAAGTCTTAGCCCAATTAATCTTTATGGACTCTATACAAACAAACAACACAGTTGATAATGTCAATACATGGATTACTGCACCAGAAGTAAATATGTGTCTTGTACGTCAAGCATTTGAAGAGGCTTTGCATTCACAAAGCTATGCTGTTATGGTTGACAGTATTTCTATTAATACAGATGAAATTTACGATATGTGGAAGAGTGATACTGAACTACTAAGAAAAAACTCTTTCATTGGAGATGTTTACGAAAAGTTTGGTGAAAAAGCACAAGATGATGATGAAGCAAAACTCTATATGCTGGTTGCAAATCAATGTTTAGAAGGCATCTACTTCTACAGTGGTTTCTCTGCTATGTATGCATTGGCTCGCAGTGGTAAAATGCTTGGCTCTGCACAAATGATTCGTTTTATTCAACGAGATGAAGTAACACATTTAACACTTTACAGCAATATTATTAAAGAGATTAAAAAAGAGTATCCTCATCTTTTCAATGAGCGCATTGTCAAAAATATAAGAGAGATGTACAGACAAGCATATGAGCTTGAGCGTAACTGGGGATGGTATGTAACTGAAGATCAGATTTTAGGTCTTAATCAACAAATCATTGATCAGTATGTACAGTACTTGACAGACAAAAGACTCAAAGCAATTGGTTTAGAACCTATGTTTGGAGCGCAAAATCCTATAAAATGGGTTGACAGCTTTTCAACTTTTAATGATCAAAAAACCAACTTCTTTGAAGGCAATGTTACAAACTATTCGAAAGGAAGTATAAGCTTTGATGACTTCTAA